From the genome of Variovorax sp. RA8, one region includes:
- a CDS encoding adenylosuccinate synthetase, which produces MSGYADVLVGLQYGDEGKAKVIDILAPEYDIVGRFNGGANAGHTVATERGTAKLMQVPSAAFHEQKTLYIGSGCAVNVVKLAAEIAQLRELGVSMEGRLFISSRAALIQPHHLEVDRQEGRQIGTTGNGIGPCYADRAMRMRAGLRVGLQLKDLASDVGAVYSTIDGNARRLGNAALDSSELAASLEELDVAWQQVKSLVIDDPLFLTKKVRAGARVLFEGAQSVLLDVGYGDQPYVTASHTDPSFAYVGGDLNCRFHRKTIGVVKAIVSRVGMGSFPSELGGEKSADYCAAAAELRRGAEYEAGKYLPFELLKTGDGFELGVALRMLTGEYGTGTGRPRRIGLIDIPQLRQTIERFGVDEIFVNKVDCLRLFGETPAGKIPVVVKYLGTDQVPVLEELAVFDDAALRASTPASIADPVLAFVRLLQASLGCEVRALGTGPMRSQLIYFQREK; this is translated from the coding sequence GTGTCCGGGTACGCAGACGTACTCGTCGGGCTCCAATACGGAGACGAAGGCAAGGCCAAGGTCATTGACATTCTGGCGCCCGAATACGACATCGTTGGAAGGTTCAACGGCGGTGCCAACGCGGGGCACACGGTTGCAACCGAGCGTGGCACCGCGAAGCTGATGCAAGTGCCATCGGCGGCGTTTCACGAGCAAAAAACCCTTTACATAGGCTCGGGCTGCGCAGTCAACGTAGTGAAGCTCGCAGCCGAAATCGCGCAACTGCGTGAACTGGGAGTCTCGATGGAGGGTCGTCTTTTCATCAGCAGCCGGGCAGCACTCATCCAACCCCATCACCTCGAAGTCGACAGGCAGGAAGGGAGGCAGATCGGAACGACCGGGAACGGGATCGGACCCTGCTATGCAGATCGCGCGATGCGGATGCGCGCAGGATTGCGCGTGGGCCTGCAATTGAAGGACTTGGCCTCCGATGTCGGTGCCGTGTATTCCACCATCGACGGAAATGCAAGACGACTGGGGAATGCTGCCCTTGATTCCTCGGAACTTGCGGCGAGCCTGGAGGAACTGGACGTCGCCTGGCAGCAAGTCAAATCGCTTGTAATAGACGACCCACTCTTCCTGACGAAAAAGGTGCGCGCCGGTGCGCGGGTCCTTTTCGAAGGAGCGCAGTCGGTTCTTTTGGACGTGGGATATGGCGACCAGCCCTACGTGACGGCAAGCCACACGGATCCAAGTTTCGCATACGTCGGCGGCGATCTGAATTGCAGGTTTCACCGGAAGACCATAGGTGTCGTCAAGGCGATTGTCTCTCGCGTTGGGATGGGCAGCTTTCCCTCGGAACTTGGCGGGGAAAAGTCGGCGGACTACTGCGCCGCCGCGGCGGAACTGCGGCGCGGAGCAGAGTACGAAGCAGGGAAATATCTTCCATTCGAGCTGCTCAAAACGGGCGATGGCTTCGAGCTCGGGGTGGCCCTGCGAATGCTGACTGGCGAGTATGGCACGGGGACTGGTCGCCCGCGGCGCATCGGGCTCATCGATATTCCGCAGCTAAGGCAGACCATTGAGCGATTCGGAGTCGACGAAATATTCGTCAACAAGGTTGATTGCCTCCGCCTCTTTGGAGAAACCCCTGCAGGCAAGATCCCGGTGGTTGTGAAATACCTCGGGACCGATCAGGTTCCTGTTCTTGAAGAATTGGCCGTCTTTGACGATGCCGCCTTGAGAGCATCAACGCCGGCTTCGATTGCAGATCCAGTTCTTGCATTCGTTCGCCTCTTGCAGGCCTCCTTGGGCTGCGAGGTCCGAGCGCTCGGCACCGGGCCCATGCGTTCACAGCTTATTTACTTCCAAAGGGAAAAATGA
- a CDS encoding RidA family protein, producing MSISENIVQLGLEIPVLAKSSALFQPYALEGTILTVSGQLPILNGKVSAIGSVPNEVPLEAAREAAKLCVLNILASVRDATAGDWERVSSLVRLGGFVVTSRDFFDAPAVINAASELMLSVFGEKGRHARVAIGVASLPLGAAVEVEATFALKA from the coding sequence ATGTCGATCTCCGAAAATATCGTTCAGCTTGGCTTGGAAATTCCTGTTCTTGCCAAATCCAGTGCATTGTTCCAGCCCTATGCTCTCGAGGGAACGATTCTTACCGTCTCAGGACAACTGCCGATCCTGAACGGCAAGGTCTCCGCCATCGGCAGTGTTCCGAATGAGGTGCCCTTGGAAGCTGCGCGCGAAGCAGCGAAGCTGTGCGTGCTGAACATTCTGGCGAGCGTAAGAGACGCCACAGCAGGGGATTGGGAGCGCGTCTCCTCGTTGGTGAGGCTGGGCGGTTTCGTCGTCACCTCGCGCGATTTCTTCGACGCGCCTGCGGTCATCAACGCGGCCTCCGAGCTCATGCTCAGCGTATTCGGCGAGAAAGGCCGTCATGCACGGGTCGCCATTGGCGTGGCCAGCCTGCCACTCGGTGCCGCCGTGGAAGTGGAGGCCACCTTTGCCTTGAAGGCCTAA
- a CDS encoding AraC family transcriptional regulator, with translation MFGKSENREDYQGIPRPVGGMARDLPARFFIPYHEHPRGQLIYATSGAILVHTQVGSWIVPPQRAVWVPPQTQHSMQTCGPTALRTLYLRADVIPEEITKCCVIAVSPLLRELIAEAAAMPVDYDEAGRDGLAIKLLLWELRPVQIIPLHLPFPLDSRILKICQEIVKNPNDETSIDGWGDKVGASGRTIIRQFQSETGLSFRRWKQQARLMSAIQMLAEGKNVADAASLSGYESPSAFSAMFKRLLGVTPSEYFVNSQ, from the coding sequence ATGTTCGGGAAAAGCGAGAATAGAGAAGACTATCAAGGAATACCTAGGCCTGTCGGCGGCATGGCACGTGATCTCCCTGCCCGGTTTTTTATTCCATATCACGAGCACCCGCGCGGACAATTGATCTACGCCACGTCGGGGGCAATATTGGTGCATACGCAAGTAGGCTCCTGGATCGTGCCGCCGCAGCGAGCAGTCTGGGTCCCGCCCCAAACCCAGCACTCCATGCAGACGTGCGGGCCCACCGCCCTGCGCACCTTGTATCTACGAGCAGATGTGATTCCGGAAGAAATCACCAAATGCTGTGTCATCGCGGTCTCCCCCCTGTTGAGGGAACTCATCGCGGAAGCTGCCGCGATGCCTGTCGATTACGATGAAGCGGGCCGGGACGGTTTGGCCATCAAGTTGCTTCTGTGGGAACTGAGGCCCGTGCAGATTATTCCCCTGCATTTGCCTTTTCCGCTTGACAGTCGAATACTGAAAATATGCCAGGAGATCGTCAAAAATCCGAACGACGAAACGTCGATTGACGGATGGGGAGACAAGGTCGGGGCCAGCGGCCGAACGATCATCCGGCAATTTCAATCCGAGACCGGACTGTCCTTCCGCAGATGGAAACAGCAAGCAAGATTGATGTCGGCAATTCAAATGCTTGCAGAGGGAAAGAATGTTGCAGACGCAGCGTCTCTCTCAGGCTACGAAAGCCCAAGCGCATTCAGCGCGATGTTCAAAAGACTCCTGGGCGTGACACCCAGCGAATATTTCGTGAATAGCCAGTGA
- a CDS encoding alpha/beta hydrolase, protein MAIYRNFNQEQLDAQYNVRAGIPNYLEIFARWKSDGAAFRSAHVVQENLAYGEDEKQQLDFFPATDPDQPLLIFIHGGYWQSLDKSDFSSIAGPYLEKNINVAVVNYRLAPSATMSEIVSDNQKALTWLFDNASRLNFSRDRIFVSGHSAGGHLTAVLAGTDWKALGYPADLIKGGCAISGLYDLEPIRLCYLNKVVGLTAHDVAVFSPLRTPRPFKVPMILTVGGAESPEYFRLQAEYEQLLKQEGSLLRVVDLKTGHHFDAVDALGVGSGELSQTVVRMICSS, encoded by the coding sequence ATGGCTATTTACAGAAATTTTAACCAAGAACAGCTCGACGCGCAGTACAACGTACGCGCCGGAATTCCGAACTACTTGGAAATCTTTGCTCGCTGGAAATCGGATGGGGCTGCCTTCAGGTCTGCGCATGTCGTGCAAGAAAACCTGGCCTATGGTGAAGACGAGAAGCAGCAGCTGGACTTTTTTCCTGCTACCGATCCGGATCAGCCCTTACTCATTTTCATTCACGGCGGATATTGGCAATCGCTGGACAAGTCTGATTTCAGCTCAATTGCAGGCCCTTATCTTGAGAAAAACATCAATGTTGCGGTCGTGAATTACCGGTTGGCTCCCAGTGCAACGATGTCCGAAATCGTGAGCGACAACCAGAAAGCGTTGACGTGGCTCTTCGACAACGCTTCAAGGCTGAACTTCAGTCGCGACAGGATTTTTGTTTCCGGACATTCCGCGGGTGGACATCTGACAGCCGTACTCGCTGGCACCGATTGGAAAGCGCTCGGATATCCGGCCGATCTCATCAAGGGTGGTTGTGCAATCAGCGGCTTGTATGACCTGGAGCCAATTCGTCTCTGCTATCTCAACAAGGTCGTAGGCCTTACTGCGCACGATGTCGCAGTTTTCAGTCCCCTACGGACCCCACGCCCATTTAAGGTGCCGATGATCCTGACCGTGGGCGGCGCTGAGTCGCCTGAGTATTTCCGTCTTCAAGCGGAATACGAGCAGCTCCTGAAGCAGGAAGGCTCACTGCTTAGGGTCGTCGACTTGAAGACCGGCCATCACTTCGATGCGGTCGATGCACTCGGCGTTGGCAGCGGTGAACTTTCGCAAACCGTAGTCCGGATGATTTGCAGCAGCTGA
- a CDS encoding helix-turn-helix domain-containing protein produces MTAQTDVTSVLDRQLLLQLGERLKRVRRQKGFSSTALAELVGISRTTLAAIESGDSSPSMGNYVRVMSALGVSADLALLASDALQITPGVEGGPRKRPAPAGSVLVRADGSHDAQDLQSLMLHEEAIKLMRSDPKLIDQALATLEEWRSSGSSHSRFLWDEWSVILHRRDWRRALSTSRRGRELRQASPLPTILPASLRAAVLEQVSALKKGVLLGSKSRTSASEEGSR; encoded by the coding sequence ATGACAGCCCAAACGGATGTGACCTCGGTTCTGGATCGCCAGTTGCTTCTGCAGCTGGGGGAGAGGCTCAAGCGCGTTCGCCGCCAAAAAGGCTTCTCGAGCACAGCCTTGGCTGAGCTAGTTGGCATCTCGCGCACCACACTAGCAGCCATCGAGTCTGGGGACTCATCACCCTCCATGGGGAACTACGTGCGCGTGATGTCGGCCCTAGGAGTCTCAGCAGACCTTGCCTTGTTGGCAAGCGATGCCCTGCAAATCACCCCCGGTGTTGAGGGTGGGCCGCGCAAACGGCCAGCGCCTGCCGGTTCCGTGTTGGTCAGGGCTGACGGCAGTCATGATGCGCAAGATCTGCAAAGCCTGATGTTGCATGAGGAGGCGATCAAGCTGATGCGCAGCGATCCGAAATTGATCGACCAGGCTCTCGCAACCCTGGAGGAATGGCGCAGCTCGGGCAGCAGTCATTCGCGATTCCTGTGGGACGAATGGTCAGTCATCCTGCACCGGCGCGATTGGCGTCGCGCCCTGAGCACGTCGCGCCGCGGCAGGGAACTGCGGCAGGCGTCGCCCCTGCCAACCATCTTGCCGGCGTCCCTCCGTGCGGCCGTCCTTGAACAAGTAAGCGCCCTGAAAAAGGGAGTCCTGCTAGGGTCGAAGTCGCGCACGTCCGCTTCCGAAGAGGGGTCTAGATGA
- a CDS encoding DUF6036 family nucleotidyltransferase has translation MNREDLEHIIRAAGDVTDEYEFIIVGSQSILGPIPYPPDVFRLSAEADIYPRDAEEKSELIEGALGEGSQFHTTYGYYAQGVDSTTAKLPLGWEGRLHRVQSEKGTNGRLGLCLDVIDLFMSKAAANREKDREFNMALLQHGFVKAPDAIKMVDQMHLLGDADKRSMRARIRRWVKLLDRRGYDVPSGD, from the coding sequence ATGAACCGCGAGGACCTCGAGCACATCATTCGTGCCGCTGGCGACGTAACCGACGAATATGAGTTCATCATCGTTGGCAGCCAGTCCATCCTCGGGCCGATCCCATACCCTCCGGACGTTTTCAGGCTGTCGGCGGAAGCGGACATCTATCCGAGGGATGCCGAGGAGAAATCAGAGCTGATCGAAGGAGCCTTGGGCGAGGGTTCGCAGTTCCATACGACGTATGGATACTATGCACAGGGCGTCGATTCGACGACTGCCAAACTGCCGCTGGGTTGGGAGGGGCGCCTGCATCGCGTTCAGAGCGAGAAGGGGACCAACGGCCGTCTCGGTCTTTGCCTGGATGTCATCGATTTGTTCATGTCCAAGGCTGCGGCCAACCGAGAAAAGGACCGTGAGTTCAACATGGCCTTGTTGCAGCACGGCTTCGTGAAGGCGCCCGATGCCATCAAGATGGTCGACCAGATGCACCTTCTTGGCGACGCGGACAAGCGCAGCATGCGGGCACGCATTCGACGCTGGGTGAAGCTTCTAGACAGGCGTGGCTACGACGTTCCGTCAGGCGATTGA
- a CDS encoding DJ-1/PfpI family protein, whose amino-acid sequence MKFAFLLYEGVEPIDLAAIGVISMAKRVIPELSYLTVAADGGLQRLSNGLRVAPDFTLGDCPDVDAIIVPGGPGWPAASEDAAIRSFLQRRSGSATLVSVCTGAMILATAGLLDGRVATTKCEVRAPELSPLAVLAREHPDVDARKALVVDSGTIITGGGVSLCIDAILHVLATRIGADEAAEVARIIEYAHAWQANKARLPTLA is encoded by the coding sequence ATGAAGTTTGCCTTCCTGCTGTACGAGGGCGTTGAGCCCATCGACCTGGCCGCCATCGGCGTGATCTCGATGGCGAAGCGCGTGATCCCAGAACTCAGCTACCTGACGGTGGCGGCCGATGGAGGCCTGCAGCGGCTCTCGAACGGGCTCAGGGTTGCACCGGACTTCACCCTCGGCGATTGCCCTGATGTCGATGCGATCATCGTCCCCGGCGGACCCGGCTGGCCGGCGGCATCGGAAGACGCCGCCATCCGCTCCTTTCTTCAGCGCCGCAGCGGCAGCGCAACACTGGTCTCCGTCTGTACGGGCGCCATGATCCTCGCTACGGCGGGCCTGCTCGACGGGCGAGTGGCGACGACCAAGTGCGAGGTCCGCGCGCCCGAGCTTTCTCCTTTGGCCGTGCTGGCGCGCGAACATCCGGATGTCGATGCGCGCAAGGCGCTCGTCGTCGATTCCGGGACGATCATCACCGGTGGCGGCGTGTCGCTGTGCATCGACGCCATCCTGCACGTGCTCGCCACGCGCATCGGCGCCGATGAAGCGGCCGAAGTCGCCCGCATCATCGAGTACGCGCATGCATGGCAAGCCAACAAAGCGCGCCTGCCGACCCTCGCCTGA
- a CDS encoding MFS transporter: protein MEITDAGAYGAVPATKSDHRVKRVVFASALGTIIEWYDFLIYGAAAALVFNKLFFPADDPFVGTLAALGSAAVGFFARPFGGAVFGYFGDRLGRKSMLLLTLVIMGLGTFAIGLLPTYAQIGIWAPILLVLLRIIQGIGLGGEWGGAALMVLEHAPARRRGLCGSLVQVGFPIGLILSAGVFALVSKLPEEEFLSWGWRVPFLSSLVLVILGAFIRMRVEESPVFEAMKAKKEIARNPLAEALFKHPKSFFIAIGLKISEVSWVYMLTVFVVVYATTKLGLPKSQILDAIMIAAAIEIVTIPLFGYLSDVFGRRPFYFAGSLFTIAFAFPMFWLLGTKDPLVIVAAVAVALSFGHGLMFAPEATYFPELFGARSRYSGASFGFQVAAAIGGGLTPVLATVLSEKMGGTAGISIMLIVLALITLTAALFAHETRNKSVSAL from the coding sequence ATGGAAATTACGGATGCAGGTGCCTATGGCGCCGTCCCTGCGACCAAGTCGGACCACCGGGTCAAGCGGGTCGTCTTTGCGAGCGCGCTTGGAACGATCATCGAGTGGTACGACTTCCTGATCTACGGCGCGGCCGCGGCGCTCGTGTTCAACAAGCTGTTCTTTCCCGCTGACGATCCCTTCGTCGGCACACTCGCCGCGCTGGGAAGCGCCGCGGTCGGATTCTTCGCGCGGCCTTTCGGCGGCGCGGTGTTCGGCTACTTCGGCGACCGGCTCGGGCGCAAGTCGATGCTCTTGCTGACGCTGGTGATCATGGGGCTGGGCACCTTTGCGATCGGCCTGCTGCCCACCTATGCGCAGATCGGCATCTGGGCACCGATCCTGCTGGTGCTCTTGCGGATCATCCAGGGCATCGGTCTTGGCGGCGAATGGGGTGGGGCCGCGCTGATGGTGCTGGAGCATGCGCCCGCCCGCCGGCGGGGCCTGTGCGGCAGTCTCGTGCAGGTCGGCTTTCCGATAGGCCTCATCCTCTCGGCGGGCGTGTTCGCGCTCGTGTCCAAGCTGCCCGAGGAAGAGTTCCTGTCCTGGGGGTGGCGCGTGCCCTTTCTCTCGAGCCTGGTGCTGGTGATCCTCGGCGCCTTCATACGGATGAGGGTGGAGGAGTCGCCCGTCTTCGAGGCCATGAAGGCGAAGAAGGAGATCGCGCGCAATCCGCTGGCAGAGGCGCTTTTCAAGCATCCCAAGAGCTTCTTCATCGCCATCGGCTTGAAGATCTCCGAGGTCTCGTGGGTCTACATGCTCACCGTGTTCGTGGTGGTGTATGCGACGACCAAGCTTGGCTTGCCGAAGTCGCAGATCCTGGACGCGATCATGATCGCCGCCGCTATCGAGATCGTGACCATTCCGCTGTTTGGCTACCTGTCGGATGTGTTTGGCCGGAGGCCGTTCTACTTCGCGGGATCGTTGTTCACCATCGCGTTCGCGTTTCCCATGTTCTGGCTGCTGGGGACGAAGGACCCGCTCGTGATCGTCGCCGCAGTCGCCGTGGCGCTCAGCTTCGGCCACGGGCTCATGTTCGCGCCAGAAGCCACCTACTTTCCGGAGCTCTTCGGCGCCAGGTCGCGCTACAGCGGCGCATCCTTTGGCTTCCAGGTCGCGGCGGCCATCGGCGGCGGCTTGACACCGGTGCTCGCCACCGTGCTGAGCGAGAAGATGGGTGGCACCGCAGGCATCTCGATCATGCTCATCGTACTGGCGCTCATCACGCTGACGGCCGCGCTCTTCGCGCACGAGACACGCAACAAGTCGGTGTCTGCCTTGTAG
- a CDS encoding cupin domain-containing protein — MSNTHTAQRLSGKLEPTKGGSIYVDPEKLEWQKSQFDKIWMKVLYRNDEAGEMTVLLKWEPGAVLPFHKHPEIEQSWVLEGSFYDHDGICRAGQYVWRTPGSLHETRSDEGCLLLAVYRKPNVFFNTAGFQAAA, encoded by the coding sequence ATGTCCAACACCCATACCGCACAACGCCTGTCCGGAAAGCTCGAGCCCACCAAAGGCGGCTCGATCTACGTCGATCCGGAAAAGCTCGAATGGCAGAAGTCGCAGTTCGACAAGATCTGGATGAAGGTGCTCTACCGCAACGACGAGGCGGGCGAGATGACGGTGCTGCTCAAGTGGGAGCCCGGCGCCGTGCTGCCTTTCCACAAGCATCCGGAGATCGAGCAGAGCTGGGTGCTCGAAGGTTCTTTCTACGACCACGACGGCATCTGCCGCGCCGGCCAGTACGTCTGGCGCACACCTGGCTCGCTGCACGAGACACGCTCCGACGAAGGCTGCCTGCTCCTGGCTGTGTATCGCAAGCCCAACGTGTTCTTCAACACCGCCGGGTTCCAGGCCGCGGCCTGA
- a CDS encoding ferredoxin family protein has product MAYVVTDACIRCRYGECIEVCPQDAFREGPNFVVIDPHACANCALCEMVCPVQAIFPEQGLGDALRPFVALNASLARTWPRAVFRGPLPDADEWAPKKSKLAQLDAGTPEVRP; this is encoded by the coding sequence GTGGCGTACGTCGTCACCGACGCCTGCATCCGCTGCCGCTATGGCGAATGCATCGAGGTCTGCCCGCAGGACGCGTTCCGCGAAGGGCCGAACTTCGTCGTGATCGATCCGCATGCCTGCGCCAACTGCGCCTTGTGCGAGATGGTCTGCCCGGTGCAGGCCATCTTCCCCGAGCAAGGCCTCGGCGATGCGCTGCGCCCCTTCGTCGCCTTGAACGCCTCGCTTGCCCGGACCTGGCCGCGCGCCGTCTTCCGCGGGCCGCTGCCCGATGCCGACGAATGGGCTCCCAAGAAGTCCAAGCTCGCGCAGCTCGACGCCGGCACGCCGGAGGTGCGTCCGTAA
- a CDS encoding helix-turn-helix domain-containing protein translates to MPTTKRPETRANGETNATPQDDAPLPVDLGARIKQQRLAAGLTLAELAERAGFGKAYLSRIENGKKVPPIGTLSRIADVLGIEAAALLQTAGVRSRWRGASVVRKSEKRATVLGGSAFGYDYFALTDATEGRALQPFLFSFPAEVDKFVFFEHDGEELLHVLTGRIEWQVGMDKYILEAGDTIHFDSRMPHRGHSLSGAATALVVMYSPGKAANLA, encoded by the coding sequence ATGCCAACGACCAAACGCCCTGAGACAAGAGCAAATGGCGAAACGAACGCCACACCGCAGGACGACGCGCCCCTGCCTGTCGATCTGGGCGCGCGGATCAAGCAGCAGCGGCTCGCTGCCGGCCTGACCCTGGCTGAGCTCGCTGAGCGCGCAGGCTTCGGCAAGGCCTACCTCTCGCGTATCGAGAACGGCAAGAAGGTGCCGCCCATCGGCACGCTCTCCCGCATCGCCGACGTGCTCGGCATCGAAGCCGCGGCGTTGCTGCAGACTGCGGGCGTGCGCAGCCGATGGCGCGGCGCCAGCGTCGTGCGCAAAAGCGAGAAGCGCGCGACCGTGCTCGGCGGCAGTGCCTTCGGCTACGACTACTTCGCGCTCACCGACGCGACCGAGGGGCGGGCGCTCCAGCCCTTCCTGTTCTCCTTTCCTGCCGAGGTCGACAAGTTCGTCTTCTTCGAGCATGACGGCGAGGAGCTGCTCCACGTGCTGACGGGGCGCATCGAATGGCAGGTGGGCATGGACAAGTACATCCTCGAGGCCGGCGACACGATCCATTTCGATTCGCGCATGCCGCACCGTGGCCACAGTCTTTCGGGTGCGGCCACTGCACTCGTGGTCATGTACTCGCCTGGGAAGGCCGCGAACCTGGCTTGA
- a CDS encoding class I SAM-dependent methyltransferase — protein MKESRARSEHFGQPSLPVQSRPEPALSEAGVARAYKRLAPVYDLLFGQVLEPGRSRMAEVVRTLQPASLLEVGVGTGLALGRYPTASRIVGIDLSHEMLERARERARGLPDHQITIESMNAERMSFADGTFDCVTLPYVLSVTPRPAELVREIRRVCKPEGTIVVLNHFSGSGFWWLMERAFRSAAEHIGFRSDFRYEEQILSHDWEVVGIESVNLLGLSKLVVLKNRRS, from the coding sequence ATGAAGGAAAGCAGAGCACGATCCGAACACTTCGGCCAGCCGAGTCTCCCGGTCCAGTCAAGGCCGGAGCCGGCCCTGTCGGAAGCCGGCGTTGCCCGCGCCTACAAGCGCCTCGCGCCCGTGTATGACCTGCTTTTCGGACAAGTGCTCGAGCCCGGACGAAGCCGCATGGCGGAGGTCGTTCGCACGCTGCAGCCCGCGTCGCTCCTCGAGGTCGGTGTCGGGACCGGGCTCGCCCTGGGGCGCTACCCAACCGCTTCGAGGATCGTGGGCATCGACCTGTCCCACGAGATGCTCGAGCGGGCGCGTGAACGGGCGCGCGGTCTGCCCGATCACCAGATCACCATCGAGTCCATGAACGCGGAGCGCATGAGCTTTGCGGATGGAACGTTCGACTGCGTGACCCTGCCTTACGTGCTGTCCGTCACGCCCCGGCCGGCCGAACTGGTGCGCGAGATCCGCCGCGTGTGCAAGCCCGAAGGGACCATCGTCGTGCTCAACCACTTCAGTGGAAGCGGCTTCTGGTGGCTCATGGAACGGGCCTTTCGTTCTGCGGCCGAGCACATCGGCTTTCGTTCCGACTTCCGCTACGAGGAGCAGATCCTCTCCCACGACTGGGAAGTGGTCGGCATCGAGTCGGTCAATCTGCTCGGCCTCTCCAAGCTTGTCGTGCTGAAGAACCGCAGGTCCTAG
- a CDS encoding aldose 1-epimerase: protein MTADLAHPVVWLRHGRQRLGLVPSLGGSVAAWQIERADGLFDLWRPWDGITLDLYRMASFPMVPWSNRISGGGFEEGGQFHPVRPNRAGEPCPIHGDGWLQGWQLDSPVDDAATMTLHSRRFEGNPYEYQASQHFRLVDEGLDQTLEVRHLGHTPLPYGLGVHPWFMRTAGTRIVAPVQGVWLCGSDPLPTRHTGEIPEDWDLGRGAPAFGSFVDNAYTGWGGHARIEWPEHRLQLSLTMPDFVEGGGAARHYCLMYRPPKGPAFCFEPITQPIDAFHLEGRPGLRTLGSGETLKMRIQWRIEPFGGQPAAGDGSP from the coding sequence ATGACCGCGGACCTTGCGCACCCTGTCGTCTGGCTGCGCCACGGCCGCCAGCGCCTGGGCCTCGTGCCTTCGCTCGGCGGCAGCGTCGCTGCATGGCAGATCGAGCGCGCGGACGGCCTCTTCGACCTGTGGCGGCCCTGGGATGGCATCACGCTCGACCTCTACCGCATGGCCTCCTTCCCGATGGTGCCGTGGTCCAACCGCATCAGCGGCGGCGGCTTCGAGGAAGGCGGCCAGTTCCATCCGGTGCGTCCCAACCGCGCGGGCGAGCCCTGCCCGATCCACGGAGACGGCTGGCTGCAGGGCTGGCAGCTCGACAGCCCGGTGGACGATGCCGCGACGATGACGCTGCATTCACGGCGCTTCGAAGGCAACCCCTACGAATACCAGGCGAGCCAGCACTTTCGCCTGGTCGACGAGGGCCTGGACCAGACGCTCGAGGTCCGGCACCTGGGCCACACGCCGCTGCCCTACGGCCTGGGCGTGCATCCCTGGTTCATGCGAACGGCCGGCACGCGCATCGTCGCGCCGGTGCAAGGTGTCTGGCTCTGCGGCAGCGATCCGCTGCCGACGCGGCACACGGGCGAGATCCCGGAGGATTGGGACCTGGGACGGGGCGCACCCGCCTTCGGGAGCTTTGTCGACAACGCCTACACCGGCTGGGGCGGCCACGCGCGCATCGAGTGGCCGGAGCATCGCCTGCAGCTCAGCCTGACGATGCCGGACTTCGTCGAGGGCGGCGGCGCGGCGCGCCACTACTGCCTGATGTATCGGCCGCCCAAAGGGCCGGCTTTCTGCTTCGAGCCGATCACCCAGCCCATCGATGCTTTTCACCTGGAAGGCCGGCCGGGCTTGCGCACACTCGGTTCGGGAGAGACGCTGAAGATGCGCATCCAATGGCGCATCGAGCCCTTCGGTGGCCAGCCTGCGGCGGGTGACGGCAGCCCCTGA